GCCAGCAGCACGGAGTAGCCGCCTGGCGTGGTCAGAATCGCATCCTCCAGCGTGGAGCGGCCCGTGAACACATCGTGCAGCGTGACCTTGGGGTAGAGGTTGAGCACTACATCCAGATTGGCCAGACCGAGGTCTGCGTCCAGCACCAGCACGTTGAAGCCATGACGCGTCAGAGCCGCAGCCAGGTTGGCAGAGACGAAAGTCTTGCCGACACCGCCTTTGCCGCTGGTGACGGCAATGATGTGGGCTTGCTTGTTGCGGCCAGGCGCCCGCAGGGCATCTTCCATGGATATATGAGCGGGCAAAGTAGGGTGAGGGGCCAAGGTGTCCATCGTCTCAAGGCGTTATGACCTGGCTTGCGGCGTCGGTGTTTACGTCTGGTGCTGTATTGTCAGAGACATTTTCCTCTAAAGAGGCAGCAGGCAAAGGGCTGAAAAGCAGGCTTTTTTCCTCGGCACTCACCGTACTGTCGGGCGGATCCTCCACGCAGACGCGGTTGCGTCCCGCCGATTTGGCCAGATAGAGCTGGCGATCGGCACGCTCGGTCCACAGTTGCGTCGTGCTGCGAATCCATTGCTGGGCGTAGACCCCGCCAATACTCACAGTGACCTTCAGCGACTGGCCCGAGGACACCGCGATGGAGTTGCTTTCGATGGCCTGGCGCAGGCGTTCGGCGACCGCACGGCCTTGATGCGCAGGGCACACCGGCAGCACTATGGCGAATTCTTCACCACCGAAGCGCGCCAGGGTGTCCATGGGGCGAATGATTTCGGACAGGGTCTGTGCAACAGACTGCAACACCATATCGCCAGCAATATGACCGTGCTCGTCGTTGATCTGCTTGAAGTGGTCGATGTCCAGCATCAGCAGCAGTGCGGTTTCTCCGGAGCGGGCCACGCGGTCGATCTCGCGCTCGATCACGGAGCGGAAATGGCGTCGGTTGGCCAGCCCCGTGAGGGGGTCTCGCAAAGACAGTGCGCACAAGCCATCAATCAGTGCTTGCAGGTAATGGGTGGGAGTGTCAGTGGGCAGACGGTTATCGCTGCCGCCCGCGCGAGTCACCAGATTGTGTGCGGTGGCAAGGCGCAGATCGCGCAAAAACACGGATTGATGGGGGGCGGATGAGGTCACGACAAACTATCAATGATGGGCGTCAGTGTAGCAGCGCCCCCTATCTTTTTGTGGATGTAGGCTTTTCGTCAGCGTTGATCGGAGCCAGTTCTGTGGGGAAATTGCCAAGCGTTCGCAGAAAGTCGGCATCCGTGCGATAGAGCCTGATGGGGCTGCCTTGCTTGTGCAGCAGGCCGGCGCGCTCCAGCCTTTGCTCGGCCGGCAGCTTCAGCCCCACCACGTGCAGCAGACCGCCACGCAATGCGACCAGACGTTCGAGTCGGGCAAAGGTTTCGACTCCGGTGATGTCTATGCTGTTGATGGACTGCATCAGCAGCGCCAGATCTCTGGCCTGGGGCGCTTGCTGCAGGGCATCGGCGGCGTAGCGCTCAAGTGCCGTGGCCGTGGCAAAGTCCAGGTCTGCATCCATGCGCAGAGCCACGACCTCAGGTGCCAGGGGGGGCAATTGCCAAAGCTTGCGGCTGCGTAGACTGCCGTCGGGATGCTCGCCGACCTCGATGATGCGCGGGTGCAGGTGGTGATAGAGGTAGTAAGCCTGGCTGAGCATGATGCCCGCGAACACGCCCCAGTACATGCGGGGGGCGGTGACGATGGTCAGCACCAGCGTGGCGACGCTGATGCTGGCTTCGACCTTGGAGATCCTGAACAGCTTGAGGATGGCGCTGGGCTTGACCAGGTTGAGCACGGCGGTGATCACGATGGCAGCCAGCGCTGCCTGAGGCACATGGTAGAGCCAGGGAATGAACCAGAGCACCACCACCACCACCAGCAAAATGGAGAAGACGTTGGCATAGCCGGTCCTGGCACCTGCGAGCAGGTTGACGGCAGAGCGTGAGAAAGATGCGCTGGTGGCAAAGCTGCCGAACAGTCCGGCGCTGATCTTGGACAGGCCCTGGGCGATCAGATCCTGGTTCTCGTTCCAGCGCGTGCCGGCCTGCTGATGCTCTACCTGGGCGCTGGAGGCTGTCTCCAGAAAGCTGACCAGGGAGATGACCAGCACCGGCATGATCAGGGCGCCGAACTGCTCCCAGTCGAGCATGCCTGGCCATTGGAAGCTGGGCAGCCCCGCAGGCAGATGACCGATCACGGCACCGCCCGTATCGGCAAAACCCGTGAGCCAGCTGATGAGGCCGCTCAGGCCGATGATGAAAATGGCCGAGGGAAAAGCAGGACGCCATTTCTTGGCCAGCATCAGCAAGGCCATG
This window of the Comamonas testosteroni genome carries:
- a CDS encoding GGDEF domain-containing protein, which produces MTSSAPHQSVFLRDLRLATAHNLVTRAGGSDNRLPTDTPTHYLQALIDGLCALSLRDPLTGLANRRHFRSVIEREIDRVARSGETALLLMLDIDHFKQINDEHGHIAGDMVLQSVAQTLSEIIRPMDTLARFGGEEFAIVLPVCPAHQGRAVAERLRQAIESNSIAVSSGQSLKVTVSIGGVYAQQWIRSTTQLWTERADRQLYLAKSAGRNRVCVEDPPDSTVSAEEKSLLFSPLPAASLEENVSDNTAPDVNTDAASQVITP
- a CDS encoding SulP family inorganic anion transporter is translated as MQSLARWLPFLNWPKPTFGLLRGEFWAGLTVGLMLLPQGVAYAALAGMPLITGIYASIIPAAVAILFSPSPRLGVGPTALSALLIGASLTGMAEPGSAQWVVLAAWMAILSGLVQWSLGVVRAGWLLNLVTSPVLAGFTQAAALLILASQLPTLLGMRADWSTVWHSPSIYLFSIQSIAYGLVSMALLMLAKKWRPAFPSAIFIIGLSGLISWLTGFADTGGAVIGHLPAGLPSFQWPGMLDWEQFGALIMPVLVISLVSFLETASSAQVEHQQAGTRWNENQDLIAQGLSKISAGLFGSFATSASFSRSAVNLLAGARTGYANVFSILLVVVVVLWFIPWLYHVPQAALAAIVITAVLNLVKPSAILKLFRISKVEASISVATLVLTIVTAPRMYWGVFAGIMLSQAYYLYHHLHPRIIEVGEHPDGSLRSRKLWQLPPLAPEVVALRMDADLDFATATALERYAADALQQAPQARDLALLMQSINSIDITGVETFARLERLVALRGGLLHVVGLKLPAEQRLERAGLLHKQGSPIRLYRTDADFLRTLGNFPTELAPINADEKPTSTKR